From Canis aureus isolate CA01 chromosome 7, VMU_Caureus_v.1.0, whole genome shotgun sequence, a single genomic window includes:
- the C7H6orf136 gene encoding uncharacterized protein C6orf136 homolog isoform X2, with protein sequence MYQPTRGAARRLGPCLRAYQARPQDQLSPRALPFPPLWPHSTTTSPSSLVWSLPPPLSPIWLLPGAPPLPLPQIQAFSSPWVVLPPGKGEEGPGPEMHSGCLDGLRSLFEGPPCPCPGALIPFQAPGTARPSPATPSGDPSMEEHLAVMYERLRQELPNLFLHSHDYTLYSSDVEFINEILNIRTKGRMWYILSLTLCRFLAWNYFAQLRLEVLQLTRHPENWTLQARWRLVGLPIHLLFLRFYKRDKEELYRGVAQVAQQCSAAFSPGCDPGDLGSSPTSGSLHGACFSLCLCLCLSLSLSVSLMNK encoded by the exons ATGTACCAGCCCACCCGGGGGGCGGCCCGGCGTCTCGGCCCCTGCCTCCGTGCCTACCAGGCTCGACCCCAg gACCAGCTGTCTCCACGGGCTTTACCATTCCCACCCCTCTGGCCCCACTCCACAACAACTTCTCCATCTTCTCTTGTCTGGTCTCTACCGCCCCCACTCTCTCCCATTTGGCTGCTTCCTGGAGCTCCCCCACTACCTCTCCCTCAGATCCAGGCTTTCAGCTCACCATGGGTGGTTCTCCCTCcaggaaagggggaggagggaccAGGACCTGAAATGCATAGTGGCTGCCTGGATGGGCTTAGGAGCCTATTTGAGGGACCTCCCTGCCCCTGTCCTGGGGCTTTGATACCTTTCCAAGCCCCTGGGACCGCTCGCCCTTCCCCTGCCACTCCATCAGGAGATCCGAGTatggaggagcacctggctgtCATGTATGAGAGACTCAGACAAGAG CTTCCCAATCTCTTCCTTCACTCCCACGACTATACTCTCTACTCATCAGATGTGGAATTCATCAATGAGATCCTGAACATCCGTACCAA GGGCCGGATGTGGTACATTCTGTCACTGACCCTCTGCCGCTTCCTAGCCTGGAACTATTTTGCACAGCTTCGGTTGGAGGTTCTGCAGCTGACCCGCCACCCAGAGAATTGGACCCTGCAAGCCCGCTGGCGGCTTGTGGGGCTGCCCATCCACCTGCTCTTTTTGCGTTTCTACAAGCGGGACAAGGAAGAGCTTTATCG gggggtagcccaggtggctcagcagtgtagtgccgctttcagcccaggatgtgatcctggagacctgggatcgagtcccacatcgggttccctgcatggagcctgtttctccctctgcctgtgtctctgcctctctctctctctctctgtgtctcttatgaataaataa
- the C7H6orf136 gene encoding uncharacterized protein C6orf136 homolog isoform X1 encodes MYQPTRGAARRLGPCLRAYQARPQDQLSPRALPFPPLWPHSTTTSPSSLVWSLPPPLSPIWLLPGAPPLPLPQIQAFSSPWVVLPPGKGEEGPGPEMHSGCLDGLRSLFEGPPCPCPGALIPFQAPGTARPSPATPSGDPSMEEHLAVMYERLRQELPNLFLHSHDYTLYSSDVEFINEILNIRTKGRMWYILSLTLCRFLAWNYFAQLRLEVLQLTRHPENWTLQARWRLVGLPIHLLFLRFYKRDKEELYRTYDAYSTFYLNSNGLICRHRLDKLMPSHSAPTPVKKLLVGALVALGLSEPEPNLHLCSKT; translated from the exons ATGTACCAGCCCACCCGGGGGGCGGCCCGGCGTCTCGGCCCCTGCCTCCGTGCCTACCAGGCTCGACCCCAg gACCAGCTGTCTCCACGGGCTTTACCATTCCCACCCCTCTGGCCCCACTCCACAACAACTTCTCCATCTTCTCTTGTCTGGTCTCTACCGCCCCCACTCTCTCCCATTTGGCTGCTTCCTGGAGCTCCCCCACTACCTCTCCCTCAGATCCAGGCTTTCAGCTCACCATGGGTGGTTCTCCCTCcaggaaagggggaggagggaccAGGACCTGAAATGCATAGTGGCTGCCTGGATGGGCTTAGGAGCCTATTTGAGGGACCTCCCTGCCCCTGTCCTGGGGCTTTGATACCTTTCCAAGCCCCTGGGACCGCTCGCCCTTCCCCTGCCACTCCATCAGGAGATCCGAGTatggaggagcacctggctgtCATGTATGAGAGACTCAGACAAGAG CTTCCCAATCTCTTCCTTCACTCCCACGACTATACTCTCTACTCATCAGATGTGGAATTCATCAATGAGATCCTGAACATCCGTACCAA GGGCCGGATGTGGTACATTCTGTCACTGACCCTCTGCCGCTTCCTAGCCTGGAACTATTTTGCACAGCTTCGGTTGGAGGTTCTGCAGCTGACCCGCCACCCAGAGAATTGGACCCTGCAAGCCCGCTGGCGGCTTGTGGGGCTGCCCATCCACCTGCTCTTTTTGCGTTTCTACAAGCGGGACAAGGAAGAGCTTTATCG GACCTATGATGCCTATTCCACCTTCTACCTGAATTCCAACGGCCTCATTTGTCGCCATCGCTTAGACAAA CTGATGCCTTCACACTCAGCCCCAACGCCTGTGAAGAAGCTGCTAGtgggagccctggtggctctgGGACTGTCAGAGCCAGAACCCAACTTACACCTCTGTTCCAAGACCTGA